In Streptomyces rapamycinicus NRRL 5491, the genomic stretch TTGTGCCCCAGGGCCAGCGCCCCGGCCCCGGAGAGACAGTCGAGATAGCGGCGGCCGTCGGCCCCTTCGACCGTCATCCCCCGGGCGCGCACCGGAACGATGGGCAGCGCCCGGGCGTAGGTGCGGGCGGCGGACTCACGCAGCGTCTGGCGCCGCAGAATGCCCTGGGCGGCGCCGCCGTCGTCGGAGACGGCGGCCAGGGCCATCGGCGGGAGTTGGGTCACGGCCACGCGTCTCGGTCCTCCTGCTGCTGAACACCCTCCGGCTGTCCCCCGTACGTACCAACGACGCGTGGCGCTCTGGATCACGGGCTGGGCGAAGATCCTTGTGGCCGGGAACCAAGGACCCGCCCGCAGCCGTCGTAGGCGGCACCGGCATAGTGGGATACCACCCCATTGCCGGGGCGGTGCATGACAATTCCATACAGGCCGTAGAGCAGCTCAGAACCTCAGGGGGAGTCCCACCCATGCCATCCAAACGCCGACCCGCACTGGCCGTGGCCGCGATAGCCTCGGTTCTGGCGCTCACCGCCACCGCGTGCGACTCCTCGGACGACAACGCCGATGCCAAGCCGACCGCGTCGTCGGAGCAGCGGGGCGTGGACGACATCAAGCTGCCCGACAACCTCAACGACAAGTTGAAGAACCTCGGCATCGATCTGGACCAGTGGAAGAACGGTGCCTGGAACAAGTGGGACAAGGACGACTGGCTGCGCGAGGCCGGTGACTTCATCAACCCGATCATCAAGGGCCTGTGGAAGCCGGACCGGATGCGCGAGGCGCAGGAGCCCGACAAGCCGGTGGACGACGGCGACATCGCGGACGACCAGGGTGTGACCGACCCCGATCCGCAGCCCGTCCCGGCCAAGGAGGTCACCAGCCCGTACAGCTCCAAGGTCCCCTACGCGGGCAAGGTCTTCTTCGACGGCCCCGAGGGCTCGATGGTCTGTTCCGCGACGGTGGTCGAGGACCCGGCGCATCCCGGCAAGTCCAACCTGGTGTGGACGGCGGGCCACTGCGTCCACGCGGGCAAGGGCGGCGGCTGGTACAAGAACCTGATGTTCGTGCCCTCCTACAACGACGCGGGCAAGTCGCAGGCGGAGCTGGAGAACGCCACCAAGGAAGAACTGGCCCCCAAGGGCGTCTGGTGGGCCGACTGGGCGCAGACCTCCTCGCAGTGGATCGACAACGGCGCGGCCG encodes the following:
- a CDS encoding trypsin-like serine peptidase, yielding MPSKRRPALAVAAIASVLALTATACDSSDDNADAKPTASSEQRGVDDIKLPDNLNDKLKNLGIDLDQWKNGAWNKWDKDDWLREAGDFINPIIKGLWKPDRMREAQEPDKPVDDGDIADDQGVTDPDPQPVPAKEVTSPYSSKVPYAGKVFFDGPEGSMVCSATVVEDPAHPGKSNLVWTAGHCVHAGKGGGWYKNLMFVPSYNDAGKSQAELENATKEELAPKGVWWADWAQTSSQWIDNGAAVGGKGAPYDFAVMHVKPEASGGKSLEETVGGALPVDFNAPAVKSIDEITATGYPAAPPFDGQKMNQCADKPGRLSLDAKQPTMYRIGCTMTAGSSGGGWVANGANGKPALVSNTSIGPSNATWLAGPHLGPEAKGVYSAVSKKFANQ